GTAAGCCCTCTAGTTTGTTTAAAAAGCAGCTAGAGAGCTCATAATTACTCTGCTATTTAATCATGGAAGCTGCATAGAAGGACTGATATAATGAGCCAATGTCCAAGGGCAAAGTACTGTATGCAGTTTGACGTCCATTCTAGCCTCAGTTACTACATATGCTCTAACCATCCCCAAACTTAATTTGTTTTCCTGAAATATGCGTCTTGATTTTAGCTTTAAGTTGTTAACACATTGAATTTCTCAGTCCCCTTGTTCATCAGACTTCCCTATACTTTTTGGGGACTGAACCTTGACTGTATATACAGTTTGGCAAAGAGAATGAATAGATGGCATGAAAAGCATAAATAATTTGAGAGGAAAAGAACATTATTGACGGTTATGACTGGGATCTGAACAGGATTATTTCTTGGCTAGATTCACTGAGCTTGTAGCACAGTATCAGAGAACTTCATATTCAGAGTTAATAGCAAGTTTGTGGCTTTCCCTGCGCCTTCAGGTATATTCTAAAACTTTATGCAGTGAAAGTTATATTCTGAAGTTATGCTTGTAATCAGTATTGTTTTTTCGTGTTGAACAGTTATTAGCTGCATCCATAATATCATTTATTGCTGTGATGGCTATCATTGGATCTCATGGAAGTTTACCAATTAGTTTTGGTACCCCAGGGCTGGTATATTCCTGAATTTCTTCAAATTGAACTTGTAGGCTACTCATTTTAGGAATAAAAGGAAATCGTTGAAGCTCTTTGGTATTTCCTTGTATCTGGGAGCCAAATGGATAATCTGCATCCCATGTTCTTCTACAGGTAGGATTAGCCCTTTCATATGCAGCTCCAATTGTTTCCTTGTTGGGAAGCTTCTTGACAAGTTTTACtgaaacagaaaaagaaatggtTTCAATGGAGAGAGCTCTTCAGGTGAGATAGCTCTTTCCTTTtatcattcatatatattctATTTACAGGTTATATGCTGATATACTCTTTCTAGTATATTGACGTGCCTCAAGAAGAACTCCGTGGATTCCAGTATTTAAATTCGAGTTGGCCATTTCAAGGAGTGGTTGAGTTTCAGAATGTTACCATGAAATATATCCCATCTTTACCAGCAGCACTAAATGATATCACCTTCACCATAGCAGGAGGAACACAGGTTAAAGCGATTTGCAGTTTGTTTGTTGCAACTTGATCAATCTATGACCAGAAGTCCTCAGATTGGATAGATTTCCCTGAAGGTGTTTTTTctcctttaaaataaaacaaaattattctcAGGTTGGAATTGTTGGAAGAACTGGTGCTGGAAAATCTAGTGTTTTGAATTCCCTTTTTCGCCTAACCCCAATATGCGGAGGACGGATTTTGGTGGATGGCTTGAACATAGTTGATATTCCAGTTAGAGATCTTCGTGCACGCTTGGCTGTTGTACCCCAGAGCCCATTTTTATTTGAAGCATCATTAAGGTACTCCTCTACAATCTAATTTTGTGATCATTTGCCTGACATATATTGTGATAATTTCAAGGCACATTTGATCAGCATATTCTCttgattttgtaatatataatcGTAAAATCTTGGTTGGATCTGCAAATCTCTACTCGTATAAAATGTGAAGGTCATTTGATGTTATCTCCTTGCTATCATTTCTCTCTCTGGCTGTCTTCTTAGTAcaccatataaaaataataacattcagCTTGTACTTAACCTTTACTGCATTATAACTTAATTAGTTTTGTTGCTGTCTTCCTTATTATCTCTAGGGACAACCTGGATCCTCTCCGGATGAGCAACGACGCGAAAATATGGGATGTCTTGGAGAAATGTCATGTTAAGGAGGAAGTAGAAGTGGCAGGAGGACTGGAAGCTAAGGTAAAGGAAGCTGGGACGTCATTTTCTGTTGGGCAAAGGCAGCTCCTTTGCCTTGCACGTGCTCTTCTCAAGTCTTCTAAGGTAAATTAAAAGATGATGCTCTGatactaaataaaattacttgATCCAAGTCTAGTTAATAAACTGGTTGCTAACCATACCTTAGCTTTTTTGTGCGGTTCTACTTGCTTGGTGTCAAAATGTTTTCATTTCGTCAGGCTATAAATGCTTTTGCATGGAAAATTAGATTTTCAACTGTTTCGAATTCCTGTCTTCTGGAGGATTTAACTTTAAGAAAGAGATGATAGCTCTAAGAAGATAAATTAATGCTTTatcaaattttctattattgaagttctgtttcaaattttatgaaattaaattcaaacataaaacaCTACGCATAACCAATGTGTTACCCTGCTTTGGATAACTGTGGGAAGCAAGCTTGGGTTGGCTAATAGTTTTTACTTGGCTTTTCCCCCAAAGATAGAACTTGAGTTGCAGAATTCTATTTTACTTCATAATATTCCAAAAGAAAGAATGCTAGTATTgcccttttaaaataataatatcggTGGTCACAATTAAATCCAAGATTGGAAGGCACTAACAATATTGAAAATCTTAGGTTCTTTGTTTGGACGAATGCACTGCAAATGTGGATGCGCAGACAGCTTCAATTCTACAGAAAACTATATCCACAGAATGCCAAGGAATGACGGTGATCACAATCGCACACCGTATTTCAACAGTTTTGAATATGGACAATGTATTTGTTCTCAATCAAGGAACTCTGGTgcgttttctatttattttcttaattgttttattcatttaaacCCCCTTCTTTCCTTCCTGATCCCCTCTAGCATTACTTACAAAATATAGTCTGGCTTCTACTCGATATTagattcaattttatatttggaTATTTTTAGAAATGTAGTATCTCCTTTTCAAGTTTCCAAATGATTGAACAACTGTTTCAAATTTGATAATGGTACAGGTGGAGGAAGGTAACCCAAATGCTCTTCTACAAGATGAATACTCCATATTTTCAAGCTTTGCTAAAGCGTCTACAATGTAATAGATGGTTGATCTCCAAACTCACTAAAACTACCACTCCAAATGTAAGTTTTAAGCAGTTGGAAGCAGCTAGCACAACTTGTTTTGGTAGATTAGTTCTTCAATCTTCTGTAACATCAGGTTGGATTGGAGAGTACTACAATCGAATGTTTTTGTTGAAGACAGATAGGTTTTGGTTACAAAAGTGGGTTGACATTTCTAAATTTTAGTAGTAGTATGATTTGCACTTTGAAATCAGTAGATATCAAAAAGTTCGTTTTCAAGAAACTCTGACCCGAAATCAACTGTGAtagttaaaaatcaaatcagaTTAATCAATCACATAGGCTGCAGCAATAAATGAGTCAAAACAAAAACTAGTTGTGTAGCTCGTTGGATCCCTCCACTCCACTCTTCTCGTGTCTAAGCTTGGAGACAGATACAAGCAGCCCATATCCCACTATTTATGAAATACCCGTTAGGGCTCCTTACTCCTTAGTCCTTACTATCCTGACATTATGCACAATATattaaccaaaaaatatattattatagaaattaaaatactaatacataaaattactattaattattaacatatcaACATTAATCAAGAACCCCCCGGGTCTTACACATATGATTATCAGTTCAAATATGTGAGATAATTCGTGTTTTTAACAAAGAtttggttaaaaataaaattacatgataaatatatttataaaaattaaaataaatattaaatgagatttcaattaaatgataaaataaaaatattaaaattattcaaatttaattataacaaaatatcttttaagataaaataatatatattgttatgaTATTAatagagataataataaaatgtaaaataaataaattataaaagttttgttTAGTCAAAAGGATTTTAGTGAGAATGCACCCAAATGAagctatatatgtatatatattatgattgtTTTACCCTTTTTGATCCCCAGTTAATTAAAGAACCGTTGGGAAGCTCCAAAGTTTTTTGTCCGTAGAATTTGAggaatcaaaatataaacagCATTAGTGTTTCTTCCATAAATTTTCTTCTTgtggttttgtttattttttatattcatatgaaataaaaaagttgcCATACTTTCTTCTATCCAAGTCCAAGCTCTCTGCAAATATGGCAATCCCCTCCCCATTAGAGACTTTCCCtttcatttctcaatttttgaaaaaactaGCCGTTTCTCTTTTCCGACTGCAATTCCCTATCCCTTTCGAATTCCCTTATATATTCTTAACTATAATCTTCACTAGATTTATTTCCGGAGAACTGAGATTCAGAAAATCTTTGTTGGGTTTCAATAGATTTTAAGCCATGAGTTCTGGTCGTTGTGCTGCTTGTAGATATTTGAGGAGAAGATGCACCCAAGATTGCATTCTCTCACCTTATTTTCCCTCTAATAATCCCCAAAGATTTGCTTCTGTTCATAGAATCTATGGTGCAAGTAATGTCACAAAACTACTTCAggtatctatatatatatcgatTTCCTGATTGTGGGTTTTACATTtatctttagatttttttaattagattttaactGTCAAACTTTCTTTCTGtctttacaatttttctttGCAAGTTCAACATTGCATTTGATTTTAGAAACTCTGTGTACTTAAAAATGTTAGGttcaacataataataataataataataataataataataataataataataataataataaagaaaagggGTGGCGTTGCTTAATATTTGTTGACATTGATTTTGATAAAGATTTTAGATATCTAGTGTCATCGGACAACCAGTGGGAGATGATTGACTTATGCATAGACTTGATAGTTTTTGAAGGAACAATACTGTTGAGGGTGAATGAATGGAACACTTCTTTTTTAACTTAGTTCCCTCTGATCATCCAGCGACTTCCAACCCATTTGCGAGCTGAAGCAGCAGATTCCTTATATTTCGAGGCACAATGTCGGCTTGAAGACCCTGTCTATGGCTGCGTTGGCCTCATATTTCTGTTGCAGCAACAGATACATAGTGCAGAGAGTCAGCTAATTAAGACTCAAGCCGAGATTGCAGTTATGAAATCCCAGACCCAACACCCCCGAACTCAACCATTCCCAGCAATATCCGGTTCCAACAATTTGTTGCTACAACAGTCGGACAATGATGCCAACCTCAGTTTCTCCAACCAAGTTTCTTTTGGGTTTATTTAAGATTAAGATTCGGTGTGTTCAAATGTGGTGAATAACACGAAACAAGCTTTAGTCATCATGCAGTAAAAGtgatttatattatatgaaacttatgtttttaggttttattataTGATAGTGATACCGTATTCCTTGTTTTCCAGCACACCTAGCTACTCTACTCTTTTATGTTCCTTTAAAAGCATCAGTATCCATCACCTATATCCGATGTTTATCCAGATGTGAATACGATGATATGATCCTCCAATGATTcttcaaacacattaaaatcTTGGAAAAAATTGAACAGACTCATGTCGGACATAGCTGAGTTATTTATCCTCAGTATGAAAGCAGCTGTACTGCTTAAATCATATTCCCCTGTGCTATAGTTATGCAGGCTCCCCTTGTTGACGACCAGTATCACCAAAGATAAAATAGTCTTGACATCTTTGCTCTAATATGGTTCATTCTTGATAGCTAAAGAAGCACTGAACCAGATAAGAACTGGATAAGTACATCCATGTACAGTGTTGTTAGTATCTAGGATCATTATACTGAGCATTATTAAAGTCTTTGTGAGAATAATTATCATACTCCTTTTGGAAATGTCATCTAAAATTTGTCTTGTAAGTTGGGAGTTTCTCCAATTCTGACCTGTGTGAGCGAGGACCTAAATTAGTAAAGCAGAATGAATTATTTCCAACAATAACTGTTTCATTCCCTCCTAAATTAGTATAGTCTTTGGTATGCATATggtataaagtaataaaaaggCTTCACATACAGATGTTAGCTGCCATCATTGGTTTCAGAAAGTTCCTCCTCTTAGTGTAAGCATActgctcttttctttttttgtaatcTGAACTTTGTGTTGTATAAGCTGAGAGTTAGTTCTATTTTGACCCGTGCAAGTGAGTACCCAAATTAGTAAAGCAAGAGGAGTTATTGCATGACAGTTCTTTCCTCCAAGGTATCTGCTACACTTTAATTCTTTGTCATATATCTGgtataaagtaattaaaaaggTTTCAAATGCTGACTTAGCTACTGTTTATCATATTGGTTCCTGAGAACTCTACCTCTTATTTATATATCGTGATAGTTTAGTGATATAATCATTTGGTTTCATGTTTAAGCTTTTATAGCAACAGTTTTGCAAAGATTTTTCAACATTGAATTCGTCTCAATCTAGTCAGTTGCTACTCCCTTCTTACAGCTCATCTTAGAAGTCCAGACCTAGTTTTTCTCTTATGATGGAAATTTCATTTCTCCAACAGCAAGCAGGATAACCTGCTTTTGCAAAACTGATGCAGAATAAAGCAACAGGTTGCCATCAGTTGTAAAACAATGCAAAGCATGAACAACAATGAAAATAGGGACAGAGAGTGTTAACGAGATAACATATCAGCTTAAGAATTCTGATCATCAGTAGCCCTATGCATCATAGAAGTATTAATGAAGCATGAATTCTCTGTTGCTGTTCTGTACTTTTGCATCTAGTTTTTCTCTGGAATAATATGAACTCTTTAAATTGAGTTAGCCGTCAAGCGCACATAACTGAATAGGATTGCTGCTTTGTGGTAATGACATGTCTTTTGTGATTTTGAGATAGTGGCATAACAGAACACAGGTTAACCTTAACATGACCAACTGAATTAACAATGTCATATCTCGGCCAGAGAGTTAACCATGAGCTTTTGACAGAGTGAGAGTCAAGAGTCTTAGCCATCTAGCTATAGTCcaaaaatatttactaataaACAAGTCTGGTTACCAGAAGACCCACTGCTGCTTGGATAAAGTAAGCTATTCCTCTTGCCATTCAAGACTGctgcaaatttacattttattgcACTATTCTTTAGCATTTTATATTGACCCTTTGTTTTTTGTcagattaaaattataagtgttCATTAGAAGATGATGAGGGTCTTGTACAAGAGAAGGCAACATGCGTTGATTTTTGTACAGTTTAAGCCAGATGGTGTTCTACTAGCTGACTCAACCCTCTACACCACAAGGCATTGGAACTAGCAGAACTGGTTTGCGCATTAacttgttgaaattttgaacccaaaacttgaaatccataaatttttcatgaGGGATTGAACTGTTAAAATGATGATCCATGATACATGTTGGtagtaagttcatatttaaATGGTTGAATCAGTTTAGGCATTGATCAAGAAGTTATAATCATAAACTATTGATGAAATCTAAGGTCATTCCTCAAGCAATCCATCACCATCCCAAATATagaacaaaagtaaaaaaaaaaaaaaaagttttcaagGAAACTGTTAGTCACTCTGCAAGTAGTAGCCCCATTCGgcttatattttgaatatttatttgattgCAAGCACTGATATAATGTAGACCTGTTTAAGGGTTAGCTAAGCTTTTGCTTCTCAATATTCtctaattgttttttaaaaataaaaaaaatgttttatttaaatttaattataaaaacatatcaatattaatacaaaaacattttagtaaataatgaaaatgggCAAACCAAATGAAATTGGGTATTCAAAGTTGGAAGAATAAATGATTTAGATGGAGGATCACAAAAAGTATCACAACCAAATCATGTGAAAGATCAAACATACCCACCCATTGATTCCCTGTGTCTTGTGTTGGATATGTGTTTGGCAATTGCCGACTTGGGATATTATTATTGCAATGTTGATCCTGTTAGTGAGGGAGAGCATTGGTCCCTGCAATAGTGAAGCTCATAAGCTGACAAATGGCTGGAGATggatttgatttcttttaatcTGCATTCTAAGTTAATACATAAAAGTTGTTGTGATATTCCACctttacaattaaatttaaaacttggtttATTGAATTGGATTCTCAGCCGAAAGTGTCTCTACTTTAGACTATAATACTAATATTTGGATGACAACAGATCAATGAATTATTTAAAGCTCTAAAACTTGAGTcctaattaattttacatttactcTCTTTTAACTTTCCTCACCAGAATTTTTAAGCTGGGCATGATAATGTTGTTTTCCGCTTATCAAAACCTTTTTGTTCTTAAATTAGGATAgtcatatttaatttgttatttaaaaaagtaaaatggtaataaacaattaaatgttGTTCTTATAATGAAACTATGATCATTTAAGATAATCATTATCAAAAGTTTAAAAGGAAAATGTCAAATATCACGAGGGTCGACAAAAATCAATGGTGAAGAAGGTCGAGAGTTCAACCAATCGGACAGTCCACATTTTTCGTCTGATCCGTAATTAAGCTTTTTGATGCACCATAAATCCTCAGACATAGAAAGCTTCCTCCAATGTGGGATAACCTCTCGAACAGGGTCTCTCTGCCCCACCTCCGCCACCACCGCCCCACACCCATCATCATCTCGACCCATGTTATGGGCGAAGGCACATAGAGATTTCATAAGACGGGGTCCATTCTTGCCTTCCATGTGTAAACCATAcagaaaataaacccaaaacttCCTGAACACATCGGGAAATGAAGGCAACATCATCCATGGCATCCAGGCATCAAGCACCCTGGAAGCCATGCAAAAAGCGTACGTCAACATTGACACCCCTTTCACCTGCAACCTGAACAACTGCTTGGTGCTCCAAACACTCATGATAGCGAAACTTGGGGGAAGAATCCCTGTTTTGGGATCCCATTTGGGGAGAAACTTCTTTGGTAAGGCCATGAATGTGCCCAAATtcaacttgttggacaaaatcTTATCTATGTCTTTAGGGAAGAATTCTGAATTTGCAAATGCCCGTCGGTACAGGGTCTCAGCCAGCTTTGGATTGAGTTGAACGATGGCTATGCCTGACCCTAATGATTTGTAATGAGCGTGAACCGGCTGCACTAGCATTGTTGGGGTGCGGAATTTGGTGTATTCACATTTTCTTGTGAACAAATTGATGGATGCTTCATTGGTGCAATCTGTGGCCATATATACGTACTCTGCTCCATTTTTCTTACACCATTCTTCTAATTTCTGAACCAGTTTTTTCCCAATGCCTAGCCTCCTGCGTTTACGAATAATTAGAACCCTGAACTAAATTCATTGAGACAAAATAAGAAACCCCTAATAAGATTGAAAAAATCAACAAACACATGCATACAATAATCTTTCATGGTGACTAAAcaggagaaaaataaataataataataaagaaggCATTGTGGACTGCATTATAAAGTGAATCACACAAAGTAACATTCCAAAACACAATGATAAGAAGCATTaagcaataaataataataaaaggcaCCCTCAGGGAAATAAAACAAGAGagtaattcatataaaaattcaagaatGACATAAGAAAAGGCGGCAGCATCAAAAGAATTCAGGAGACATTTGGGTGGACCATTACACTAAAAGCATAGAATGAGATAATAAATACCATTTTctacatttttttcctttttcttttctggaATAAGTAATTTATAATGAAGTGGATTCAATACAAGTGTCAGTGCAAAACTAGTTGGCAGTTTTCCGAGgaatatttcatatttgttgggaaaatgatcaaaagcaaaaactatttagggactaaattgaaaaattattaactcCAACCCTTAATTAAAAGGGCCAAATGGGGATCGAAGAAAGCacgagaaaagaaaaacagttTTGGAATTTCAGGAGAAAATGCAGTAGAAAAGGCAAAAGGGAACAGGTTCTCTCCTGTTTTTTGTCTTCATGTACTAGCTGCTAAGTGCTAATGACTTGCATATAAGATTTCTTCAAAAAAACTTGCATATAAGAAAAAGGAGATCATGTGAATATCACctttctttacaaaaaaaacatactacaaaaatatgcaaaaaatttattattttcactcagataatttttatatttttattgcatttgaatatgttttaaattttaatttataataaaatatgtttaatttatatccTAATCTATATTAAATAAAGAATCACAATGAAAATTTAGGCACTTGAAAACCAAAACAAATTCAAagatgtttatattttttaatattttaggcaACCATagatatatatgcatgtataataTATACCTGTGGGAAGGAGCAACCCTTAAACCCAGAATATAAGCTaactttacataaagtgaattcCCTCTTGTCACAGTTTTTATACACCCTCTTATAACTCCTACTATCTCTCTTCCATTTCCATATTCCGCGACCTGTTTTTCAACCCCCAAGACAAGGTGACATCAGCAAGTAAGGAGAAATAATCATGTAATCATAACTTTCAGATAGAAAACTTTGaacatgcatatacatatatatattgaatgatGTTGGGATTGGGAATGAGAAGTAATGGGATTAATTGATAAAGCATATATACCAGCATGATGTGAGAAGGGAAATGGCGGACTCTACAAATGGGGTCACCTAAAAGGTCAGCCACAAGTGAAGGTTTTCCTCCTTCCCCAATTTCACATCGTCTCTCCATCTCCTCCACACCCACCTTGTCTTCCTCTTCATCATACTCTCTCACCACCACCCCCACCCCCACCGTCGGTGCTGAATTCACAGCCGCTATTTTCACTGACATATTAGCaagcaagaaagaaagaagaataaaCAAGAATAGATGGATGTAATCAAAGTGATGGAAGTAGCAGTAAATATATACTTGTCAACTACTTGTCTATGTGTTTTATATAGTTTGCTTCGTTTGCTTGCTTTCTATCTCTCTCCATATATAAAGAGTGGATTGTCTGATGTGTCAAAAGTAACTGCAGCTGTTTTAATGGAGTTTATTCTATTTCTTAGGGatgagatgatgatgatgatgatgaatcaTACTGAGtcacattttatttaatgttactttttttttcttgctaaCAGTCAcaacatgcaaaatataaaaataatataatgggcatattattattaaaatatttataatatatttcacgattattaacataaaaagtacgaattaattatatatttataaaatatttaacatgttAGAGTTGTGTGGTTTAAATCCCGTgacttgttaaagaaataaaatagagaggcAAAAAAGGGATCTGTAGGGGCGAAGTTGCAAAATAAGGTCAAAAGGGAGGTTGCAAATCaaaaggtaaaataaccaaaGCAATCCAATGAAGCTAATGTAGTAGAAGACTACAGTGATGACGAACTCCTAGTTGCTTTTGTTGACAACTCTAAAGTAAGAAAAGAGTGGATCCTCGATTCTGGTTGCACTTTCCATATAAATCCCAACCaggattggtttacaacatTTGAAACAGTGTATGAAGGTGTTGTTTTAATAGGAAATAATGCTTAATGTAGAATTGCAGGTATTGGCACTGTCAAAATTAAGATGTTCAATAAAGTCGTCAGAACATTT
This sequence is a window from Gossypium raimondii isolate GPD5lz chromosome 5, ASM2569854v1, whole genome shotgun sequence. Protein-coding genes within it:
- the LOC105771252 gene encoding LOB domain-containing protein 24, which encodes MSSGRCAACRYLRRRCTQDCILSPYFPSNNPQRFASVHRIYGASNVTKLLQRLPTHLRAEAADSLYFEAQCRLEDPVYGCVGLIFLLQQQIHSAESQLIKTQAEIAVMKSQTQHPRTQPFPAISGSNNLLLQQSDNDANLSFSNQVSFGFI
- the LOC105765976 gene encoding probable N-acetyltransferase HLS1; the encoded protein is MSVKIAAVNSAPTVGVGVVVREYDEEEDKVGVEEMERRCEIGEGGKPSLVADLLGDPICRVRHFPSHIMLVAEYGNGREIVGVIRGCIKTVTRGNSLYVKLAYILGLRVAPSHRRLGIGKKLVQKLEEWCKKNGAEYVYMATDCTNEASINLFTRKCEYTKFRTPTMLVQPVHAHYKSLGSGIAIVQLNPKLAETLYRRAFANSEFFPKDIDKILSNKLNLGTFMALPKKFLPKWDPKTGILPPSFAIMSVWSTKQLFRLQVKGVSMLTYAFCMASRVLDAWMPWMMLPSFPDVFRKFWVYFLYGLHMEGKNGPRLMKSLCAFAHNMGRDDDGCGAVVAEVGQRDPVREVIPHWRKLSMSEDLWCIKKLNYGSDEKCGLSDWLNSRPSSPLIFVDPRDI